Part of the Hyalangium ruber genome, CACAGCGCCGGTGCGTGGTTGGGAGCCTTCTCCAGCACGCCCTCCAGGAGCTGGAGCGCCTCGTTCAACGAGCCCTTCGAGAACGCCAGCACCGCGCGATCGCTGTCCACGTCCACCGAGGCGGCGGCCCGAGTCAGGAACTCGGCGGCCTGCTCCCGCTCGCCGCGCAGCAGGTAGCTGGCGCCCATGCCGTGGTAGTCGCCGGCCTTCTCCAGCTTCGCGAGCTTCTCCAGCGGCACCATCTCCAGCGCGCGCTCGGTGCCGGAGCGCTTCACGTTGTAGGGCCTCCAGGTGCTGGCCCCTCCGTAGCTCAGCCGCGCCTCCAGCGAGCGCGTGGGCGCCAGCGCGAGCGCCTCGGGCTTCCCAGCTCCAGGGCCTGGCTCACGCAGCACCGCCAGCGCGAAAGCCGCCGCCAGCGAGCCGCCCAACACCAGGGTGAGGGCGGTACGCCGACGACGGCTCCATGCGGGGCGAAAAGCTCGGGAGGACGCCTCCTCCGCAGGACGCGAAGCCTGGCTCGGGCGGAGCTCCTGCGCGGGCGGCGCGGAGGCAGACGATGCCTGCGTCTGCGTCGAGGCCAGCCGCCCACTCAGCGCCTGGAGCTGGAGGATGTCGTTGAGCTCCGCCTGGCACTGCTCGCAGGTGCCCAGGTGTACGCGGAAGGCATCGGCCTCGGCGGGCTCCAGCTCTCCGTCGGCGAAGGCGTGTACGAGGTCATGAATCTCCTCGCCCATGTCCGGCTGTTCGCTCATGCCCCGCCTCCCGTGGCCACGGGCATCAGCAGCTCCTTGAGGCGGCGGCGCGCGCGGATGAGCCGCGTGCCCACGGTGGCCTTGGGGATGCCCAGCTTCTCGGCGATCTCGATATAGGAGCGCCCTTCCAACGCATGGAGCTGGTACACGAGGCGGAACTCCTCGGGGATCTTCTCCAGCGCCTCATTGAGTTGCTCGGGGCTGATGGAGGCCCAGCCCGGCTGTGCCTCGGCCTCGGGGGCGGCGATGCGCTCCTCCACCTCTTCCGCGGACACGTCCGCCCGGCGCTCCCGGGTGCGCGAGCGGCAACGGTCGATGAAGATGTTGTGCAGGATGGTGAGCAACCAGGCGCGGCCATCCGTCCCCACCTTGTAGCGAGACAGGCTGCGCAGTCCGCGCTCCAACGTGTCCTGGACGAGGTCCCTCGCATCCGTGGGGTTGCCACACAGCCGCAGCGCGGTGCCGTGGAGGGCGGACTCGTGCTCCCGGACGAAGGCCGCGAACCACCGGCTGTCCATCATGGGCGTTGGCAGGGACCCGGAATCCAAGCGGGACGCAGGCTGGTCCGTCCGCTCCCGGGCAGTCAAGCTTCGAAAGCGCAGGGAGGAGCCGAGACCGTCGTGATGTAGGGCAACCGCGTCCATATTGCCCAGCAGAACGACGGTCCCCGGAGATCTTCCCGGGGAAGATTTTTCCCAAACTCCCGGAGCGAGAGAATTCTGGGCGTTGAGGCCTAGCGGTTGCGCCGAACGAGCTCCTCATTGAGGAGATTGGCGAAGCCCACCCAACCCAGATAGGGCGCCACGAGCGCCGCCGCGGGCCGGTCCACCTTTCTCGCGGCGGCGATGTAGGCGGCGATGCTCGTGCCGAGCGCGAGGTTGTCCACCAGCGAGGACTTCAGCCGCCGCTTGCCGAAGAAGAGCCAGGACCAGGCCGCGTTCAGGCCGAGCTGGAGCGTCCACAGGCCCAAGGCGCGTGAGCGGGCCGGCCCCGAGGGCGCGTTCCACACCCGCCAGCCCGACAGGGCGATGCAGCCGTAGAGCACCGGCCACACATAGCGGAACGTGGCCTTGGGCGGCTGGAACGGAGGCTTGCGCAGCCGGCGGTACCAGAGCTGCGTTCCATGATTCGTCACCCGAGCGCCCAGGGCGGCCGTACCCGCTGTCAGCGCGCTGAAGACTCCCAGGGCCACGGCTGATTCACGCCTCATCGCCGGGCTTCGCAGTGAAAGCTGCATCGTCGAACCTCCGAGAAAAAATCCAGGGTTGGAAATGCCGACCCCGGAGGAAGCAGCCTTCCTCCGGGCATCGGGTTCTTCATGCTGGCAGCAGGGGCCCTACGGCGCGGGGACTCCGGCCTCCTCCCGCACTCCGGCCTCACCCGTCACGGCGGCGATGAGCCACCGCCGCACCAGCAGCAGGTGCTCCGCCTCCGCACCTAGCGCCTGCTCGAACTGATCCACGAGCTCGGTCTGCCCCAGCCCCTGGGCCAGCTCGATGAGCAGCTCCCAGCCGGCGTTGTCCGTCAGCTCCGCCACCATCAGCGCTTCCAGGCACTGCACCAGGTTGGTGCGCGGGTCGGTGAGCACCGCCGGAATGCCCTTGGAGGCCACCGCCGCCAGGTCCGCCGAGGGTGTCAGCGCCGTCGGATCCGCGCCCAGCTTCTCCATCGCCTCGCGGAGGAGGACGAAGTGGGACAGCTCATCGCGCATGATCTTCTCGAGCTGCTCGCGCGAGGGCCCCCCCGGCCACGTGCCGTGCAGGTCGAACTTGCTCAGGGCCGCCTCGTACAGCCGCACCCCGGTGCGCTCGAAGCCGAGCCGTTCGCCCAGCTTGTCGATGAACACCGTGGGCTTGTTGCCCTTGAGCATCTCCTTGGCCGTCGTGAACATGCCCTTGAGCGTGGCCGGCACCGGCACCGTGCCCAGCCCGTACCCCTCGCGGGCGTACTCGGTCCGCACCTCGGCGATGCCCAGCTCGCTGCCAGGAGAGCTCGGCAGCCCCTCCAGTGCGCCCTGGATGGCTTCCTTGCTCTCGATGGGCGAGGTCTGGATGCCCGTCCGGTTGAGCCCCACGTCGCTGGTCGTCTTCTTCATTGCCGCAGCCTCCCTTCCGGCGTCACCCCCAAGCCCTGCACGCGCCCAGCCAGCTCCGTACCGGGCGTCCACTGGTAGCCCGCGGCCGCCGTCTCGGAGGGCGAGCCCTCCGCGTTGAGCTGGTCGCGGTACTGCAACGAGCGGTGGCCCGGCGGCAGCTCGCCCTTGTCCACGAAGGTCGTGCCGTCGGTCCGCAGGTCCACCTCCTGGTTCAGCACGCGGCGCACGAACTCGCGGTGGCTCTTGAAGGCCACCGGCTCGGGCAACGTGGCCGGCAGGATCTCGGCGGGGTCGCGCCCCTCCAGCCGCTGGAACAGCTCCATCACGTAGTGCAGGTGGCCCAGCTCGTAGTCCACGAAGCGCTGCCAGATGGCCTTGATGCGCGCGTTGCCCTCGTACGCCAGGCACGAGTAGTAGGCGTAGACCTCCATCGCCTCGTGCAGCAGCCACTTCTCCAGCAGCGTCTCGTCCGGATCCTGCAGCGAGCCGTACTGGGTGACGTGCTGCTCCTCGATGGCGGCGATCTCCGCGTAGAGCTGACGCGCCACGGGGTCGGAGAACATCGGGCCGATGGTCATGTAGAAGTCATGTGTCTGGAACTCGGCCGCCGTGATGAGGATCGCGTGGATCTTCGTGAGCGGGTGCGCCGCGCGCCGGTCATACGAGCGCCGCAGGTCATCCAGCGGGTGGCGGTGCTCCACCGCCGTGGGACGCCCGGGACGGATGTCCGAGTAGGACTGGACGAGGTAGTTGGGGTCCTTGCCCTCGATGCGGTCGTACAGGGCCGCGTAGCGATAGAGGTGGTCGAAGTCCTCCAGCAGGCCGAAGCGGTACGCCTGCGCCATGTACGCGTCCGGCTCCTTCTGCGCCACGCTGGCCGTCACCTCGATGGCCACTTGCTCGAAGCCGATGGTCGTCTCGATTGGACTTTGGTCCGGTGGGTTGAGCCAGTTGACCAGCGTCTGCTGGAAGTGCTCGGCGCGCCGCACGAGCGCCAGCGGCTCCCGCAGCTCCCGGTTCATCCGGGCCGCGAGGTGCTTGAAGCGCAGCGCGTCGGCCTCCAGGCCGTTCATCAGGATGACTCTCACGCGCGTGAAGGCATCGTCATCCAGCTTGCTGTAAGGGCGTTGCACGAGGTCCTTCCAGGTAAAGACCTGGCGGTCCAAGGCGACGCCCTTCTCTTTGAAAAGATCCAGGGCCACGTGTGACTCCTTGGGAAAAGAGAAGTGAGGTGGGTTCGCGCCTTAAGCTCCGACGCAACCCAAGGACCGGCAACGCGCGGAGGCACGCCGACCGGGCTCCACGGGGGGCCTCGATTGCTCGTCTGACTGCCTGCTGTCCCGGGAACTACCAGCGCACGCGCATCGTGGCGACGCGGCCCTCTTCACTCACGTGGCTGGGGCTGATGACACCGGTGGTGACACCGCACTCCTCGAACAGGAGGCGCAGCGAGCCCTCCCAGGCGGCCCAGGAGGAAGCCCCCATCGCGGAGTTGGAGCGGATCTGCAACATCCCCGAGCGCGCTCCCTCCGGGGTGTACTTGAACTCGAGCCCCTGGAAGAAGGAACGGTAGAGGCTGCTCATGTTCGCGAACAGCGAGGCGGGGCTGCGCCCGTGCTTGTTCAACATCATCTGCATCAGCGGCTTGAGGAAGCGGCCCGTGGTGCCGCTCGTCGCCGCGTAGCCCAGGGCCCTCATGCCCTCCAGGCCCTGCAGCTTCATCACCGCGTCGAAGATGAGCGGCAGCGCGTCACTCTCCATCCACACGGTGGGCACGGGCGGGGTGTCCATCATCCCCTGCACGTGCGGCGGCACCATCAGCCGCACCACGGCGCGCAGTCCCATGGCGTCGAGCCCGTCGAGGTAGGCCCGGAAGGTGCTCCCGGAGAACTTCTCATGGCCACGCTTGGGGTTATCCACGCTTGCTCTCGTAGGCATCAATGTAACGCACGCCGCAGGTGAGCGCGCCCGGTCGGCTGGCATAGAGTCGAGCGGAGCGAGGGAATGCCGTTCATGGAGAGTGATACCCGGAGAGTCCTACGGATGCGCCTGCGCAACAACCTGGCGATGATGCTGGGGCTTGCGGGGGTGTCCACGGGCGTGGCGGTGGCGTGCTGGCTGCTGGGGTGGTTGTGGCTGCCCAACCTGGAGCGCGCCCTGTACGACAGCGCGCTGACCACCTTCACCCGCAATCGAGCGCAGTCGCAGGACATCATCGTGGTGGCCATCGATCAATCGAGCATCGACGGCATCCGCAACAACCCCTCGTACGCGCGCAACTACGGCACCTATCCCTGGACGCGCAGCCTGTGGGCCCGCATCGCCGAGGAGCTGTCGGCGAGTGGCGCACGCGCCGTCATGTTCGACGCGGTGATGGACGAGCGCTACACCGACCCCAGCGCGGACCTCGCCCTCACCCGGGTGCTCGCGGAGACCGGCCTGCCGTTCTACCTGGGCGTCTCCAGCCACCCGAGCGCCGCGCCGCTGCCGAAGGTGGAGCCCTCCAACGTCCTGCCCATGCCCGCCAGGCCTCCGGAG contains:
- a CDS encoding RNA polymerase sigma factor; this encodes MMDSRWFAAFVREHESALHGTALRLCGNPTDARDLVQDTLERGLRSLSRYKVGTDGRAWLLTILHNIFIDRCRSRTRERRADVSAEEVEERIAAPEAEAQPGWASISPEQLNEALEKIPEEFRLVYQLHALEGRSYIEIAEKLGIPKATVGTRLIRARRRLKELLMPVATGGGA
- a CDS encoding TspO/MBR family protein, translating into MRRESAVALGVFSALTAGTAALGARVTNHGTQLWYRRLRKPPFQPPKATFRYVWPVLYGCIALSGWRVWNAPSGPARSRALGLWTLQLGLNAAWSWLFFGKRRLKSSLVDNLALGTSIAAYIAAARKVDRPAAALVAPYLGWVGFANLLNEELVRRNR
- a CDS encoding ferritin-like domain-containing protein; this encodes MKKTTSDVGLNRTGIQTSPIESKEAIQGALEGLPSSPGSELGIAEVRTEYAREGYGLGTVPVPATLKGMFTTAKEMLKGNKPTVFIDKLGERLGFERTGVRLYEAALSKFDLHGTWPGGPSREQLEKIMRDELSHFVLLREAMEKLGADPTALTPSADLAAVASKGIPAVLTDPRTNLVQCLEALMVAELTDNAGWELLIELAQGLGQTELVDQFEQALGAEAEHLLLVRRWLIAAVTGEAGVREEAGVPAP